From the genome of Populus alba chromosome 10, ASM523922v2, whole genome shotgun sequence, one region includes:
- the LOC118046472 gene encoding RNA demethylase ALKBH10B isoform X5: protein MAMPPGNVVIPDKMQFPAGTGGGGAAAGNEIHQHHPQRHQWFPVDERDGFISWLRGEFAAANAIIDSLCHHLRAVGEPGEYDLVVGCIQQRRCNWNHVLHMQQYFSVGEVVAALQQAVLRRQQQQQQQNHHHHQHRFYHDQGKIGGKDFKRSSSAGFNRGYRSGGGGEAVKEGVNSSVENRTFNGNSSENVRSEKFEEVKSGGDCGNSDDKRDVTAKPHTDNLLNSSGNSQGTFSGNSEAVVVDDRCSPKESDSHPSNNQNEKQNLAITPKTFVAEEMIDEQKVNVVDGLKLYEKLLDGLEVPKLVSLVNELRAAGRRGQFQGQTYILSKRPMKGHGREMIQFGLPIADAPAETENETGTSKDRRVESIPAMLQEVIDRLVGMQVMTVKPDSCIIDIYNEGDHSQPHMWPPWFGKPVSVLFLTECELTFGREIETVHHGDYRGSLKLSLVPGSLLVMQGKSSDVAKHAIPMIRKQRMLITFTKSQPKKFSSTDGSRLPSHAVAPSSHWGPSLSRSLNHPRHPVHKHYAAIPTAGVLPVPPIRPQIPPPNGVQPIFMTTTVPFPAPVPIPPVSTGWPTASPRHPSARLPFPIPGTGVFLPPPGSGNASSPLQLSTAATEMNFLTETASLPEKENGLGKSSCDASASPKEKLTEKTQRLDSNGVLDGRAVKKEEQQSVNHTVADQSAGAV from the exons ATGGCAATGCCACCAGGAAATGTGGTCATACCGGACAAAATGCAGTTTCCTGCTGGTACTGGCGGTGGTGGTGCTGCTGCCGGAAATGAGATCCACCAGCACCACCCGCAAAGGCACCAGTGGTTCCCGGTTGACGAGCGTGACGGGTTTATCTCGTGGCTGAGGGGGGAATTTGCCGCTGCCAATGCGATTATTGACTCCCTCTGCCACCACCTGCGTGCTGTTGGGGAACCTGGTGAGTATGATTTAGTTGTTGGGTGTATACAGCAGAGGAGGTGTAATTGGAATCATGTGCTGCATATGCAGCAGTATTTTTCAGTGGGGGAGGTTGTTGCTGCATTGCAGCAAGCTGTACTGAGGAGacagcagcaacaacagcagcagaaccatcatcatcatcaacatagGTTCTATCATGATCAGGGTAAAATTGGGGGAAAGGATTTTAAGAGATCTTCGAGTGCCGGTTTCAATAGAGGGTATAGGAGTGGTGGCGGTGGCGAGGCAGTGAAAGAAGGGGTTAATTCTAGTGTAGAAAATCGTACTTTCAATGGAAATTCTTCAGAGAATGTAAGGAGTGAGAAATTTGAGGAGGTTAAATCTGGTGGTGATTGTGGGAATTCTGACGATAAGAGAG ATGTTACTGCAAAACCTCATACAGATAACCTCTTGAATAGTTCGGGGAATTCACAAGGAACCTTTTCTGGAAATTCAGAAGCTGTGGTTGTTGATGATCGATGCAGCCCCAAAG AGAGTGATTCACATCCTAGTAACAATCAGAATGAGAAGCAGAATCTTGCTATCACACCAAAAACATTTGTTGCTGAGGAGATGATAGATGAACAGAAG GTTAATGTGGTTGATGGACTGAAATTGTATGAAAAGTTGCTCGATGGCTTGGAAGTCCCAAAGCTTGTTTCTTTGGTTAATGAGTTAAGAGCTGCAGGGAGAAGAGGACAATTTCAAG GTCAGACATATATTCTCTCCAAAAGGCCCATGAAAGGACATGGAAGGGAGATGATTCAATTTGGTCTTCCCATTGCAGATGCACCTGCCGAAACTGAAAATGAAACTGGGACCTCCAAAG ACCGAAGAGTAGAATCCATTCCTGCAATGCTGCAAGAGGTAATTGACCGTCTGGTTGGAATGCAAGTTATGACCGTGAAGCCAGACTCTTGCATAATTGATATCTATAATGAG GGTGATCACTCCCAGCCTCACATGTGGCCTCCATGGTTTGGAAAGCCTGTTTCAGTTCTTTTCTTGACAGAATGTGAGCTGACTTTTGGGAGAGAAATTGAAACTGTGCATCATGGGGATTATAGAGGGTCTCTCAAGCTTTCTCTTGTGCCTGG ATCCCTCCTTGTGATGCAAGGGAAGTCATCAGATGTGGCCAAGCATGCAATTCCCATGATTAGAAAACAACGAATGCTCATTACCTTCACCAAGTCTCAACCAAAGAAATTTTCTTCTACTGATGGCTCGCGTCTTCCTTCACACGCTGTAGCCCCATCTTCCCATTGGGGTCCTTCTCTGAGCAGGTCCCTGAATCATCCTCGCCATCCTGTGCACAAGCATTATGCAGCAATTCCAACAGCTGGTGTACTGCCAGTGCCGCCCATTCGACCTCAAATTCCACCTCCAAATGGTGTCCAACCAATATTCATGACCACCACAGTGCCTTTTCCTGCTCCAGTTCCCATCCCACCAGTTTCAACTGGATGGCCTACAGCTTCTCCAAGGCATCCTTCAGCTCGCCTACCTTTCCCCATCCCCGGAACAGGTGTTTTCCTTCCTCCACCAGGTTCCGGCAATGCATCATCTCCACTACAGTTGTCGACTGCTGCTACTGAAATGAACTTTCTTACGGAGACAGCTTCTCTGCCAGAGAAAGAAAATGGACTGGGAAAATCCAGTTGTGATGCAAGTGCTTCTCCAAAAGAGAAGTTAACCGAAAAGACTCAAAGATTGGACTCCAACGGGGTTTTGGATGGAAGAGCTGTGAAAAAGGAAGAACAGCAAAGCGTTAACCATACTGTAGCTGACCAGTCAGCTGGAGCAGTGTAA